A region of Chitinophaga horti DNA encodes the following proteins:
- a CDS encoding PepSY-associated TM helix domain-containing protein: MSVKKVIGKIHLWLGLVSGLVVFVVALSGCILAFEQEIKHSVFPYLTSKTQENAKLLPPSKLMEIAAPHVPGKQPNFITYLGRDKSASVMFYGSEPVEYYYQVFIDPYTGEVKKVWNEDEDFFHTMVHLHYNLLLPIEIGQQIVAGATLVFVIMLISGLVLWWPKNKSAAKQRFSIKWKAQWRRLNYDLHNVLGFYMMAIGLVLALTGLVWGYAWFSNALYYATSGGKQIEDRIFTSDKSLASTKIAQPLDVLFEGLVAKSTKDEGIFFSPPLNDSATLSAGINHRPGTYYKQDVYTYDQYTLKPVPRGGVFDGEYASSSFADKLRRMNYDIHVGAILGLPGKILMFLASLICASMPITGIYIWWGRKYKTKKKPAARTVPQLAKA; this comes from the coding sequence ATGAGCGTTAAAAAAGTTATTGGAAAAATTCACCTCTGGCTCGGGCTTGTATCCGGACTGGTGGTGTTCGTAGTGGCCCTCAGTGGCTGTATACTGGCCTTTGAACAGGAGATTAAACACTCCGTTTTTCCGTACCTCACGTCTAAAACGCAGGAAAACGCCAAACTGCTTCCTCCCTCAAAGCTCATGGAAATTGCCGCACCGCATGTGCCCGGTAAACAACCCAACTTCATTACTTACCTGGGCCGCGATAAAAGCGCCTCGGTGATGTTTTATGGTTCGGAGCCGGTGGAGTACTACTACCAGGTATTCATCGATCCGTACACCGGCGAGGTAAAAAAGGTGTGGAACGAGGATGAGGATTTCTTTCATACCATGGTGCATCTTCACTATAACCTGCTGTTGCCGATAGAAATTGGCCAGCAGATCGTAGCCGGTGCCACCCTTGTATTTGTGATCATGCTCATCTCCGGGCTGGTGCTTTGGTGGCCCAAAAACAAAAGCGCCGCCAAACAGCGTTTCTCTATCAAATGGAAAGCCCAGTGGCGCCGCCTCAACTATGACCTGCACAATGTTCTGGGTTTTTATATGATGGCAATCGGGCTGGTGCTGGCTTTAACCGGCCTCGTATGGGGCTACGCGTGGTTCAGCAACGCTTTGTACTATGCTACTTCCGGCGGTAAACAGATAGAAGACCGGATATTCACTTCGGATAAATCACTGGCTTCCACAAAAATTGCGCAGCCACTGGATGTACTGTTCGAAGGATTGGTCGCCAAGTCTACAAAAGACGAAGGCATCTTCTTTTCGCCCCCGCTGAACGATTCGGCTACATTGTCGGCCGGCATCAATCACCGCCCTGGTACTTATTATAAGCAGGATGTGTATACCTATGATCAATACACACTAAAGCCCGTACCACGCGGCGGTGTATTTGATGGTGAGTACGCCTCGAGCAGTTTTGCAGATAAGTTGCGTCGTATGAACTACGACATTCATGTGGGAGCGATCCTGGGGTTGCCAGGTAAAATACTGATGTTCCTGGCCAGCCTTATCTGCGCGAGTATGCCCATTACCGGCATCTACATCTGGTGGGGTAGAAAATATAAAACGAAAAAGAAACCGGCTGCCCGTACCGTACCGCAGCTGGCAAAAGCATAA
- a CDS encoding ferritin-like domain-containing protein — protein sequence MNIIKILEDIEKVDPEVYEKLDSRRSAMKQFANIGGKLALAAVPIALSGMFKKAYGQSTSTIVGVLQYALTLEYLEAAFYTQAVASATLLPTAAAKAAITTIRDHENAHVALLKKVIGDLGSTPVATPTFDFSAGNGSNNGPFKNVFTDYGLFLAVAQAFEDTGVRAYKGQAANLISNNDILTAALNIHSVEARHAAHIRSMRRAAAADSTIKPWITMNSTAGIGAAVQAVYNGEELTTQATVNIVNIGGFSISANAASEAFDEPLTKEAVLAIVDPFIV from the coding sequence ATGAACATTATCAAGATACTGGAAGATATAGAAAAGGTAGACCCGGAAGTCTATGAGAAGCTGGACAGTCGCCGTTCTGCGATGAAGCAGTTCGCCAACATCGGCGGCAAACTGGCCCTGGCAGCCGTGCCCATCGCCTTAAGCGGCATGTTTAAAAAGGCGTACGGTCAGTCAACTTCCACGATTGTAGGCGTGCTGCAATACGCACTCACACTCGAATACCTGGAAGCTGCGTTCTATACGCAAGCCGTAGCTTCTGCTACCCTGCTGCCGACTGCAGCTGCTAAAGCAGCCATCACTACCATTCGCGACCATGAGAATGCACACGTGGCCCTGCTGAAAAAAGTGATCGGTGATTTGGGCAGTACGCCAGTAGCAACACCTACCTTCGACTTCTCTGCCGGCAATGGCAGCAATAATGGTCCGTTCAAGAACGTATTTACCGACTATGGTTTGTTCCTGGCCGTAGCGCAGGCGTTTGAGGACACGGGCGTGAGGGCGTATAAGGGACAGGCGGCCAACCTGATATCCAATAACGATATCCTGACCGCTGCGCTCAATATTCACTCTGTGGAAGCCCGCCACGCTGCACACATCCGCAGCATGCGACGCGCTGCCGCGGCCGACAGCACAATTAAACCGTGGATCACCATGAACAGCACTGCCGGCATCGGCGCTGCGGTGCAGGCGGTTTATAATGGGGAGGAATTAACGACCCAGGCAACCGTGAACATTGTGAACATCGGCGGCTTCTCGATTTCTGCAAATGCAGCATCAGAAGCATTTGACGAACCGCTGACCAAAGAGGCGGTGTTAGCAATCGTAGATCCTTTTATCGTATAG
- a CDS encoding cupin domain-containing protein codes for MEKHTAAYWINTLQLQKHVEGGAFRETYRAPLTLPQQVLPGTFKGDRNAATAIYFLLEKGDFSAFHRIAADEMWHFYAGDTLHIYEIKPDGALIIHALGQDIAGGAAFQALIPAGSWFASRVESGSYALVGCTVAPGFDFADFELAERAALSDEYPQHQQLVVELTR; via the coding sequence ATGGAAAAACATACTGCCGCCTACTGGATAAACACGCTGCAACTGCAAAAACATGTAGAAGGCGGCGCATTCCGCGAAACCTACCGCGCCCCGCTCACGCTGCCACAACAGGTATTGCCAGGTACGTTTAAGGGCGACCGTAATGCTGCTACGGCTATTTATTTCCTGCTGGAAAAAGGGGATTTCTCCGCCTTTCACCGTATTGCGGCAGATGAAATGTGGCATTTTTATGCGGGAGATACGCTACACATCTATGAAATAAAGCCCGATGGAGCGCTTATTATACATGCGCTAGGACAAGATATTGCAGGCGGTGCCGCTTTCCAGGCGTTGATACCGGCAGGCAGCTGGTTTGCTTCCCGTGTTGAATCGGGTAGCTATGCACTGGTAGGATGTACCGTAGCGCCGGGATTCGATTTTGCAGACTTTGAGCTGGCGGAACGGGCGGCATTGTCGGACGAATATCCGCAGCATCAGCAGCTGGTCGTGGAATTAACGAGATGA
- a CDS encoding ferritin-like domain-containing protein gives MAGTAAVVGVISGCSDKDDNGGGGINLGTGDIGILNYAYALEQLEAAFYKQVTDTPYAGITADETQLLADIRDHEIAHREFFKAALKTSAIVALEVNFSKIDFSKRESVLATAKAFEDLGVQAYNGAGKLITDPNYLALAGKIVSVEARHAAYIRDLISNGSFADSSVIDANGLDKALTPKQVLSIASGFLKSKLNANNLPTS, from the coding sequence ATGGCCGGCACAGCGGCTGTAGTAGGTGTTATTTCCGGTTGCAGCGACAAAGACGATAACGGCGGCGGCGGTATTAATCTCGGCACCGGCGACATCGGCATCCTGAACTATGCTTACGCCCTGGAACAGCTGGAAGCGGCGTTTTACAAACAAGTGACCGACACCCCGTACGCAGGCATCACCGCTGACGAAACCCAGTTGTTAGCCGACATCCGAGACCATGAAATTGCGCATCGCGAGTTCTTTAAGGCAGCCCTGAAAACCAGCGCCATCGTAGCCCTTGAAGTGAATTTCAGCAAGATCGATTTTAGCAAGAGAGAAAGTGTGCTGGCCACCGCCAAAGCTTTTGAAGACCTGGGTGTGCAGGCATATAATGGTGCCGGCAAACTGATCACCGATCCGAACTACCTGGCGCTGGCCGGTAAGATCGTATCTGTAGAAGCCCGCCACGCTGCCTACATCCGCGACCTTATCAGCAACGGCTCATTTGCAGACAGCTCCGTGATAGACGCTAACGGCCTCGATAAAGCACTTACGCCCAAACAAGTACTGAGCATCGCTTCCGGTTTCCTGAAATCGAAACTGAACGCTAATAACCTGCCCACCTCCTGA
- a CDS encoding glycosyltransferase → MANRPLRVLEMNFERGWRGGERQTLYTLQGFQKAELDVRMLCRKDFPMAEKAAAEGVRVYGFKSVFGALFYLIFNGHKYDILHTQTSHFLTYCILSKPFHRAKIVFTRRVDFVPKGRMTLLKYKLTDKVVAISSAIKKIVENFSGKDVPLISSAIVGKTLNKERAVKILEEHQVPRDKKIIGTTAALVQHKDPLTMVEAIRQLAATRQDFVFLHFGKGNLEEAVRQKIAEYQLEPYYRLMGFYSEVEDVFSVLDIFAMSSEEEGLGSSVLDAFLYKVPTVSTNAGGLIDLVGEGRGIMCNVREAGKLAEGMHALLESPALRAELTEKAHHYAVTQHNIDYITSQYLQLFKTLLSSR, encoded by the coding sequence ATGGCAAACCGCCCACTACGAGTACTGGAAATGAATTTTGAACGCGGCTGGCGTGGCGGCGAACGGCAAACGCTGTATACGCTGCAGGGCTTTCAAAAAGCGGAACTCGATGTACGCATGCTTTGCCGCAAAGACTTTCCCATGGCGGAGAAGGCGGCTGCTGAAGGTGTGCGGGTGTATGGATTTAAGAGTGTGTTTGGCGCCCTCTTTTACCTCATCTTCAACGGGCATAAATACGACATCCTGCATACGCAAACCTCTCACTTTCTGACGTACTGTATCCTGTCTAAACCTTTTCATCGTGCTAAGATCGTTTTTACCCGACGGGTGGATTTTGTTCCCAAAGGCCGCATGACGCTGCTGAAGTATAAGCTGACGGATAAAGTAGTGGCGATTAGCTCCGCTATTAAAAAGATCGTGGAGAACTTTTCGGGTAAAGACGTGCCGCTCATATCCAGCGCCATCGTGGGCAAAACGTTGAATAAAGAGCGCGCAGTAAAAATATTGGAAGAACACCAGGTGCCTCGTGACAAAAAGATCATTGGTACCACAGCAGCGCTGGTGCAACATAAAGATCCGCTTACGATGGTGGAAGCTATTCGTCAGCTGGCGGCCACCCGGCAGGACTTTGTATTCCTGCATTTCGGCAAAGGCAACCTGGAAGAGGCCGTGCGACAAAAGATCGCGGAATATCAACTCGAACCTTATTACCGCCTCATGGGTTTTTATAGCGAAGTTGAAGATGTGTTTTCCGTGCTTGACATATTCGCGATGAGTTCGGAAGAAGAAGGTTTGGGCAGCAGTGTACTGGACGCCTTCCTGTATAAAGTGCCCACCGTATCTACCAACGCCGGCGGATTGATAGATCTCGTGGGCGAAGGCCGCGGTATTATGTGTAATGTGCGGGAAGCCGGTAAACTGGCCGAAGGCATGCATGCCTTACTGGAATCCCCCGCCCTGCGCGCCGAACTTACGGAAAAAGCGCATCACTATGCGGTTACACAACATAACATCGATTACATCACCTCACAATACCTTCAACTGTTTAAGACGCTATTGTCATCTCGTTAA
- a CDS encoding NADPH-dependent FMN reductase has protein sequence MLNLKIIVTSTRPGRKGIIFGNWLTEVAKQLPQFNVELLDLAEINLPMMNEANHPAMRKYEHQHTRNWSAKIEDADAFVFITPEYNFGFTAAFKNAVDYLHFEWKHKPAAIFSYGGISAGTRAQQAVRLVLSSLSVTVVNEAVTIPMFTQYFDEELNFQPTEQIERTTAQMLQALVKWGNVLKAGRSEE, from the coding sequence ATGCTCAATCTGAAAATTATTGTAACGAGTACACGACCTGGCCGTAAGGGCATCATATTTGGCAACTGGCTGACCGAAGTGGCGAAACAATTGCCCCAGTTTAACGTGGAGTTGCTGGACCTGGCAGAGATCAATCTGCCAATGATGAACGAGGCGAATCACCCGGCAATGCGTAAGTACGAACATCAGCATACACGCAACTGGAGCGCCAAAATCGAAGACGCCGATGCGTTTGTATTCATTACTCCCGAATATAACTTTGGTTTCACCGCTGCATTTAAGAATGCGGTAGATTACCTGCACTTCGAATGGAAACATAAACCGGCAGCGATTTTCAGCTATGGCGGCATTTCCGCAGGCACCCGTGCGCAACAGGCGGTTCGACTGGTATTGTCGTCGCTTAGCGTAACGGTGGTGAACGAGGCGGTAACCATCCCGATGTTTACGCAGTACTTCGACGAGGAATTAAACTTTCAACCGACGGAGCAGATTGAACGCACCACCGCTCAGATGTTGCAGGCGCTTGTTAAATGGGGCAATGTGCTGAAGGCAGGAAGATCGGAGGAATAG
- a CDS encoding DUF5074 domain-containing protein — MKQKLHLAFAFAAFALLASCQKEDAPVPAPTVDAGEIAERVIVGETIEFKPITQINGDWSKLTYSWTVNGQAQTVTENKFSFTPEARGAYHIVFKADNQGKIDSAVYDFTVAGAYEDGFFLVNEGWFGHEAGSVTYYPFGADTVQTWVNKLANAGKELGTTTQYGHLHNGKMYLISKQGYQGASNLVVADEFSLKEMANIADLPSDGRAFAGVDASRGLMTANSGVYRFDLTTNTLGTTVAGVTGQTGDIFVNGNYIYLISSTQGLVILNAADYSIVKTIAGMTIGFVKSNDGKVWAAGGTKLLSINPTTLDTASVALPFTAFASWGAWQKGSITYSPDHNAIFIVKQRAWGSDGNEIFKYTVGGAAPATFVTYTGKMLYRAIGYSTHLKQLVATTITGFGQNAQYNDLLFVDPVTAATVKTVTYTGFYFPAMPLFH; from the coding sequence ATGAAACAAAAACTACACCTTGCCTTTGCCTTCGCGGCTTTTGCCTTATTGGCTTCCTGCCAGAAAGAAGACGCACCTGTACCTGCACCAACCGTGGATGCGGGCGAAATTGCCGAACGTGTGATCGTGGGCGAAACCATCGAATTTAAGCCCATCACCCAAATTAACGGCGACTGGAGCAAACTGACTTACAGCTGGACCGTAAACGGACAGGCACAAACCGTTACCGAAAACAAATTCTCCTTTACACCCGAAGCCCGTGGCGCTTACCACATTGTATTTAAGGCCGACAACCAGGGCAAAATTGACTCAGCCGTATACGACTTCACCGTTGCAGGCGCTTATGAAGACGGCTTTTTCCTCGTTAACGAAGGATGGTTTGGACATGAAGCGGGCAGCGTAACTTACTACCCTTTTGGTGCCGATACCGTACAAACCTGGGTAAACAAGCTGGCGAACGCCGGTAAAGAGCTGGGCACTACGACCCAGTACGGCCATCTTCACAATGGCAAGATGTACCTGATCTCCAAACAGGGGTACCAGGGCGCCAGCAACCTGGTTGTAGCCGATGAATTCAGCCTGAAAGAGATGGCTAACATCGCCGACCTTCCATCAGATGGCCGCGCCTTTGCAGGTGTTGATGCATCGAGAGGTTTGATGACTGCCAATAGCGGCGTGTATCGTTTTGACCTTACGACGAATACACTCGGCACTACCGTTGCAGGCGTTACCGGTCAAACCGGCGACATCTTTGTTAACGGCAATTACATCTACCTGATCAGCTCTACCCAGGGCCTTGTAATCCTGAACGCGGCAGACTACTCTATCGTCAAAACCATCGCCGGGATGACCATCGGTTTTGTGAAGTCGAACGATGGCAAGGTTTGGGCAGCAGGTGGCACGAAATTACTCAGCATCAACCCTACTACTTTAGACACTGCCAGCGTAGCGTTACCCTTTACTGCTTTCGCCTCCTGGGGCGCCTGGCAGAAGGGCTCTATCACCTACTCGCCTGATCACAATGCGATCTTTATCGTAAAACAACGTGCATGGGGTTCTGACGGTAATGAAATCTTTAAGTACACCGTAGGCGGCGCCGCTCCGGCTACGTTTGTTACTTACACCGGCAAAATGCTTTACCGCGCTATCGGCTACAGCACGCATCTGAAGCAACTGGTAGCGACTACCATTACAGGCTTTGGTCAGAACGCGCAGTATAACGATTTGCTGTTCGTTGACCCGGTAACTGCCGCTACGGTAAAAACGGTAACGTACACAGGTTTCTACTTCCCTGCGATGCCACTGTTCCACTAA
- a CDS encoding DMP19 family protein, with product MDKPEQPLYDLADKLRARMQEQRPEKVPEQFNQIMLADFFVYNLHQGGFAQLLYNSGGQYLSEIEDLLLESEAQQTHTFYLRAIERCTGDIPRFHAFLQSDFVSENELKNELQAISIEYFQKGVTFMQEASHHVGKLMHDVSCFLDRP from the coding sequence ATGGATAAGCCGGAACAGCCACTATACGACCTGGCAGACAAACTCAGAGCACGTATGCAGGAGCAGCGGCCAGAAAAGGTGCCTGAACAATTTAACCAGATCATGCTGGCGGACTTTTTCGTATACAATCTTCACCAGGGCGGATTTGCGCAGTTACTATATAATTCCGGAGGACAGTACCTCTCTGAAATAGAAGATTTGTTGCTGGAGTCGGAAGCGCAGCAAACGCATACTTTTTATCTGCGTGCGATTGAAAGATGTACGGGTGATATTCCACGCTTCCATGCTTTTCTGCAAAGTGACTTTGTATCGGAGAATGAATTGAAGAACGAGTTACAGGCGATCAGTATCGAATACTTTCAGAAGGGTGTTACGTTTATGCAGGAAGCGTCGCACCACGTCGGTAAATTAATGCACGATGTGTCCTGCTTTTTGGACCGGCCGTAA
- a CDS encoding ABC1 kinase family protein — protein MHQDNAEDIYETLSNLKGSALKVAQMLSMDKGMLPKAYTEKFTMSQYSAPPLSGPLVVNTFVKTLGKTPTQLYDRFEMKASNAASIGQVHRATKDGKALAVKIQYPGVANSVKSDLRIVKPFAMRIVGMNEVDMNQYFDEIETKLLEETDYELELNRSVELSEQCAHIPNLVFPKYYPELSSDRIITMDWLEGKHLKEFLETNPSQEVRNKIGQALWDFYQFQMHKLRKIHADPHPGNFLLREDGTLGIFDFGCVKEIPEDFYVNYFLLTNAEVLKDEKRRREVYLNLEMIHPSDTEKEIEFYSGLFQKMISLLTLPFTVDRFDFGDEAYFSEIYAYMDYLYNLKEIRDSKVARGSRHSLYVNRTYFGLYSILSDLRANITTGW, from the coding sequence TTGCACCAGGACAATGCGGAAGATATTTACGAAACACTGAGCAACCTGAAAGGCAGTGCGCTGAAAGTGGCGCAGATGCTGAGTATGGACAAGGGTATGCTACCCAAAGCGTACACCGAAAAGTTCACCATGTCTCAGTACAGCGCCCCTCCCCTGTCGGGCCCGCTGGTGGTGAATACGTTCGTAAAAACACTCGGCAAAACACCCACACAATTATACGATCGTTTCGAAATGAAAGCCAGTAACGCGGCTTCTATCGGGCAAGTGCACCGTGCGACTAAAGATGGGAAAGCGCTGGCGGTAAAAATCCAATATCCCGGCGTAGCCAATAGCGTAAAATCCGATCTGCGTATCGTGAAACCGTTCGCCATGCGAATAGTGGGCATGAACGAAGTCGATATGAACCAGTACTTCGACGAAATCGAAACCAAACTGCTGGAAGAAACGGATTATGAACTGGAATTAAACCGCTCGGTGGAACTGTCGGAGCAATGTGCACATATTCCTAATCTCGTGTTTCCGAAGTATTACCCGGAGTTATCGTCCGATCGCATTATTACCATGGACTGGCTGGAGGGCAAACACCTGAAGGAATTCCTGGAAACGAATCCATCACAGGAAGTACGCAATAAGATCGGGCAGGCGCTGTGGGACTTTTACCAGTTCCAGATGCATAAGCTGCGTAAGATCCATGCTGATCCGCACCCGGGCAATTTTCTCTTACGTGAAGATGGCACGCTGGGTATTTTCGATTTCGGTTGCGTGAAAGAAATTCCGGAGGATTTTTATGTGAATTACTTCCTGCTTACCAATGCGGAAGTACTGAAAGATGAAAAGCGCAGGCGGGAAGTCTATCTGAACCTGGAAATGATCCACCCAAGCGATACGGAAAAAGAGATCGAATTTTATTCCGGCTTATTCCAGAAAATGATATCGCTGCTCACGCTGCCGTTCACTGTCGATCGTTTCGATTTTGGGGATGAAGCTTACTTCTCTGAAATTTATGCATATATGGATTACCTGTACAACCTCAAGGAAATACGGGACTCCAAAGTAGCGCGCGGAAGCCGCCATTCGCTGTACGTAAACCGCACCTACTTCGGACTCTATTCCATATTAAGCGACTTAAGAGCAAACATTACCACCGGCTGGTGA
- a CDS encoding TetR/AcrR family transcriptional regulator translates to MEKSEIRSAYEQHWLQNGKQPVSVFAFCQPLNITEGAFYDHYSSFDALENDIWLGIFQTTLGKLQPDETYQQYTAQEKLLAFYFMWVQDLKEHRSYILLQKGRFLVPGSELRQLETFRRAFYEYAADLIREGYQNEQIKERKYISDQYVHGFWLQALFVLRYWIKDTSERFEMTDAAIEKAVNLSFQLIRSNTLDSLLDFGKFILTRK, encoded by the coding sequence ATGGAAAAAAGTGAGATCCGCTCTGCGTATGAGCAACATTGGCTGCAAAACGGCAAACAACCCGTTTCTGTATTCGCCTTCTGTCAACCCCTGAACATTACAGAAGGAGCGTTTTATGATCATTACAGTTCGTTCGACGCACTGGAGAACGACATCTGGTTGGGAATTTTTCAAACCACACTGGGCAAGTTACAGCCCGACGAAACCTATCAGCAGTATACTGCGCAGGAAAAACTGCTGGCATTTTACTTTATGTGGGTGCAGGACCTGAAAGAGCATCGCTCCTACATCCTGCTTCAAAAAGGGCGCTTCCTGGTACCGGGTTCGGAACTGCGGCAGCTGGAAACCTTCCGCAGGGCGTTTTATGAATACGCGGCTGACCTCATTCGGGAAGGCTATCAGAATGAACAGATCAAAGAACGCAAGTACATTTCTGACCAGTATGTGCATGGCTTCTGGCTACAGGCGCTGTTCGTTTTACGTTATTGGATCAAAGATACCAGCGAGCGTTTCGAGATGACAGATGCGGCTATTGAAAAAGCGGTGAACCTCAGCTTCCAGTTGATTCGCAGCAATACGCTCGACAGCCTGCTGGACTTTGGTAAATTTATTCTCACCCGCAAATAG
- a CDS encoding glycosyltransferase: MKILFAGKFDRAYNRTQVLLDGLHTIPGVEVSFYNYKEESFRIGKLKKAIKAADVVFLPSFTHANVALIKLLTRKPVIFDPLISRYLTKVFDYKQVSRYSIRAYKNYLKDRISMKMADLVVCDTESHRQYFHEAIGIPLEKMKVLEVGVNTDEFRPQPVQKTGDQFVAGFYGGFIPLQGATNIVKAAALLKEVQFHLIGTGFEFEKIKKLIADEQLDNVKLMGWVKYDELSAAINQFDICMGIFGDTHKADLVVPNKVYHYAAIRKAIISKDTPAIRHLFTDHKNILLTGTNAQDIAAAVLRLKNDTAFREKIAENGYQVITTNYNHRIIAQKLVDMAAELLASPRFAGA; encoded by the coding sequence ATGAAGATTCTTTTTGCGGGTAAATTCGACCGCGCCTATAACAGGACCCAAGTACTGCTGGATGGACTACACACCATTCCGGGTGTAGAAGTTTCATTCTATAATTACAAAGAAGAATCGTTCCGTATCGGTAAACTCAAAAAAGCGATTAAAGCGGCGGATGTGGTTTTTCTCCCGTCATTCACACATGCCAACGTTGCCCTCATTAAGCTGTTAACGCGTAAACCGGTAATTTTCGACCCGCTGATTTCCCGTTACCTTACTAAAGTATTTGACTATAAACAGGTGAGCCGTTACTCCATCCGTGCGTATAAAAACTACCTGAAAGACCGTATTTCCATGAAGATGGCCGACTTGGTGGTGTGTGATACCGAATCGCACCGGCAGTACTTTCACGAGGCTATCGGCATCCCGCTGGAAAAAATGAAAGTGTTGGAAGTGGGTGTTAACACCGACGAGTTTCGCCCCCAACCAGTGCAGAAAACAGGCGATCAGTTTGTAGCAGGTTTTTATGGCGGATTTATTCCGTTACAAGGCGCTACCAATATTGTAAAAGCGGCAGCATTGCTGAAGGAAGTGCAGTTTCACCTGATAGGGACCGGGTTTGAATTTGAGAAGATAAAAAAGCTCATTGCGGACGAGCAGTTGGATAACGTAAAATTGATGGGCTGGGTGAAGTACGATGAACTGTCGGCGGCCATCAACCAGTTTGATATTTGCATGGGTATTTTTGGCGATACCCATAAGGCGGACCTGGTGGTGCCGAATAAAGTTTATCACTACGCCGCTATTCGCAAAGCCATTATTTCGAAAGATACGCCTGCCATCCGCCACCTCTTTACCGATCACAAAAACATACTGCTCACCGGCACAAACGCGCAAGATATTGCAGCCGCTGTGCTGCGTTTAAAAAATGATACGGCATTTCGGGAAAAGATCGCCGAAAATGGTTACCAGGTAATTACTACGAATTACAACCACCGTATCATCGCGCAAAAGTTGGTAGATATGGCTGCGGAACTGCTCGCCAGCCCACGTTTCGCCGGGGCATAA
- a CDS encoding DsbA family oxidoreductase has product MKVEIWSDIMCPFCYIGKRRFEQALEHAGITEPVEVVWKSFQLDPHLEYVPGRTTHEMLAEKKGWTTDYAKDVSNQVSGMAAQLGLQYDFDKAVPANTLDAHRLSHLAAKHGVQNEVEEQLFSAYFTEGKNVGDAETLVQIGAKAGIPEAETRNMLAGDTYQQEVSKDIAEGASLGVRGVPFFVFNRQYAISGAQPLEVFTQTFHKVLEEEKSAGNETAGAVCTPDGDC; this is encoded by the coding sequence ATGAAAGTAGAAATATGGTCTGATATTATGTGCCCCTTTTGCTACATCGGCAAACGCCGGTTCGAGCAGGCATTGGAGCATGCAGGCATTACCGAGCCTGTAGAAGTAGTTTGGAAAAGCTTTCAGCTGGACCCGCACCTGGAATACGTGCCGGGCCGCACTACCCACGAAATGCTGGCCGAGAAAAAGGGCTGGACAACCGACTATGCGAAAGATGTAAGCAACCAGGTATCCGGCATGGCCGCACAACTGGGTTTACAATATGACTTCGACAAAGCAGTTCCTGCCAACACGCTGGATGCACACCGGTTGTCGCACCTGGCGGCTAAACATGGTGTACAGAACGAAGTGGAGGAACAACTCTTCTCCGCCTACTTCACCGAAGGTAAAAACGTGGGCGATGCTGAAACGCTGGTGCAGATCGGCGCGAAGGCGGGCATTCCTGAAGCGGAAACAAGGAATATGCTGGCTGGCGATACGTATCAGCAGGAAGTAAGTAAAGATATTGCGGAAGGTGCCTCACTCGGTGTACGGGGTGTACCGTTCTTCGTGTTCAACCGTCAATATGCCATCTCCGGCGCACAGCCGCTCGAAGTATTTACGCAAACTTTTCATAAAGTGCTGGAAGAAGAAAAATCTGCCGGCAACGAAACCGCAGGCGCTGTTTGTACGCCCGACGGTGATTGCTAA
- a CDS encoding VOC family protein, with amino-acid sequence MSTPFLGLRTVIYRVADMNKAKEWYSKAFNTAPYFDEPFYIGFNIAGYELGLQPAPADVETLSQGGVETYWGVEDINTAYNELINHGATPYDPPRNVGGDIEVALVKDPWGNILGIIYNPGFQVK; translated from the coding sequence ATGAGCACCCCGTTTCTTGGACTACGCACCGTGATATATCGCGTGGCGGATATGAATAAAGCGAAAGAATGGTACAGTAAAGCATTTAACACGGCGCCTTACTTTGACGAGCCATTTTACATTGGGTTTAACATTGCGGGTTATGAGCTTGGGTTGCAGCCAGCGCCTGCGGACGTGGAAACGCTGTCACAGGGCGGTGTGGAAACGTATTGGGGGGTAGAAGACATCAACACTGCGTATAATGAGTTGATCAATCACGGCGCCACTCCGTATGACCCGCCGCGTAATGTGGGAGGCGATATCGAAGTGGCGTTGGTGAAAGATCCGTGGGGGAATATTCTCGGCATCATTTACAATCCTGGCTTCCAGGTGAAATGA